The Lycium barbarum isolate Lr01 chromosome 12, ASM1917538v2, whole genome shotgun sequence genome includes a region encoding these proteins:
- the LOC132622922 gene encoding uncharacterized protein LOC132622922, which translates to MPPFMDSQDSNNEAFIEVTDLSTGPSMKLLKKQSLGSEKQISVDPISLKESNELAIPYPKSPPLAIPDDKFLSFSLPNSTTSSPDFSKKKYRKNQINQLPSPLSSTNHLARQHSVALTNLEQLREIHLRRSKSCGEGRASAPPEEFDIWFTPNSTLKHVPAAEDSNKFNQSNLFDEPETSSRNGEIYNNKMLEGQNQDEEKFKCGALCLFIPGFGKGIKHVRSGRRQVSGVSSTDIGPHVVSRTVSLEKFECGSWTSSAAIFNDVGDGASNNMFFDLPLELIRCSNVNDDTFSPVTTGFVFDKEVKGVLKNTTTTDSRKSHESTRHVRFSTSSPTSYPTSPTSCITPTLLKAREDFTTFLEAQSA; encoded by the coding sequence ATGCCTCCCTTTATGGATTCTCAAGACTCAAATAATGAAGCTTTCATTGAAGTAACTGACCTCAGTACTGGCCCCTCTATGAAGCTACTCAAGAAGCAGAGCCTGGGCAGTGAGAAGCAGATTTCAGTGGATCCAATCTCCCTGAAAGAATCAAATGAACTTGCCATCCCCTATCCAAAATCCCCACCTCTCGCCATTCCTGATGACAAGTTCTTGAGCTTCAGCCTTCCCAACTCAACCACCTCATCTCCAGATTTTTCCAAGAAAAAGTACCGCAAGAACCAGATTAATCAACTACCCTCTCCTCTGTCATCAACCAATCATCTGGCTCGTCAGCATTCCGTGGCTCTCACTAACCTGGAACAGTTAAGGGAAATCCACTTACGGAGGAGCAAGTCGTGTGGTGAAGGCAGAGCTAGCGCCCCACCTGAAGAATTCGATATTTGGTTCACCCCCAATAGTACCCTTAAACATGTACCAGCAGCTGAGGACAGCAATAAATTCAATCAAAGTAACTTATTTGACGAACCGGAAACTAGCAGCAGAAATGGTGAAATTTATAACAACAAAATGTTGGAGGGTCAAAATCAGGACGAGGAAAAGTTCAAATGCGGAGCATTGTGTTTGTTCATTCCGGGTTTTGGAAAGGGGATCAAACATGTAAGATCAGGGCGAAGGCAAGTAAGCGGAGTATCATCGACAGATATAGGACCACATGTAGTTTCAAGGACAGTGTCATTGGAGAAATTCGAATGCGGGTCATGGACATCATCGGCAGCTATTTTCAACGATGTAGGAGATGGCGCCTCCAACAACATGTTTTTCGATCTGCCATTGGAGCTCATCCGATGCAGTAATGTGAATGACGACACGTTTTCCCCTGTAACGACAGGGTTTGTTTTCGATAAGGAAGTTAAAGGTGTCCTTAAGAACACAACAACAACAGATTCCAGGAAATCACATGAATCGACACGCCATGTTCGGTTTTCTACGTCGTCCCCAACATCGTACCCGACATCACCTACGTCCTGTATAACACCAACACTGCTCAAGGCTAGAGAAGATTTCACTACCTTCCTTGAAGCTCAGAGTGCATGA
- the LOC132622907 gene encoding galactan beta-1,4-galactosyltransferase GALS3-like, with protein sequence MNKEKEGRMFVGVVWNCAGELKLILTALLFLCSLITLLHSIPSRFNFSPNVLDNCISTTPLAPLNTTNMITPPSPSPSPSPESLEKDRVLKNGVIKRVFNPFGSAAYNFILMSAYRGGYNTFSVMGLASKPLHVYGKPSYLCEWVPFNKNQTPISVIGNKILPDWGYGRVYTVLVINCTFPVAIKTTGKLLIHAATNGGGDSNVNVTDTFVALTETETDFITFKSIFEAPPKYDFLYCGSSLYGNLSPQRVREWLAFHVRLFGEKSHFVIHDAGGVHEGVMEVLKPWMDKGYVTLQDIRDQERFDGYYHNQFLVVNDCLHRYKFQAKWMFFFDVDEFIFVPKKSTIKSVVDSLSGYTQFTIEQMPMSNKLCLAEDRGKSYRKWGFEKLVYKDVKRGIRRDRKYAVQPRNVIANGVHMSQNFVGKTTHKTEGRIKYFHYHGTIAERREPCRQLVNATAITVDRTPYVVDTTMRDIAATVKRFELKMIGSTLQRTRQ encoded by the exons ATGaataaagaaaaagaaggaaggatGTTCGTAGGTGTTGTTTGGAATTGTGCTGGTGAACTCAAACTTATACTCACTGCTCTTCTTTTTCTATGTTCTTTAATCACTCTTCTTCACTCCATTCCTTCTCGTTTTAATTTCTCCCCAAACGTTCTTGACAACTGTATTTCTACTACTCCCTTGGCCCCACTCAACACTACTAATATGATTACTccaccatcaccatcaccatcaccgTCACCAGAGTCATTGGAGAAAGATAGAGTCCTTAAAAACGGCGTTATTAAACGAGTTTTTAACCCGTTTGGTTCAGCTGCATACAACTTTATTTTAATGTCTGCTTATAGAGGAGGTTACAACACTTTTTCTGTTATGGGTTTAGCTTCAAAACCACTTCACGTATATGGTAAACCAAGTTATTTATGTGagtgggtcccttttaataaaaACCAAACCCCCATCTCCGTTATTGGTAACAAAATACTTCCTGATTGGGGTTATGGTAGAGTTTACACTGTATTAGTCATTAATTGTACTTTCCCTGTAGCCATTAAAACTACCGGAAAACTACTAATTCACGCCGCTACTAACGGCGGTGGTGACAGTAATGTTAACGTTACTGACACTTTCGTGGCGTTAACGGAAACGGAAACCGATTTCATTACCTTTAAATCCATATTTGAAGCTCCACCAAAGTATGATTTCTTGTATTGTGGATCGTCTTTATATGGGAATTTAAGTCCACAAAGAGTAAGAGAATGGTTAGCATTTCATGTTAGGTTGTTTGGTGAGAAATCACATTTTGTAATACATGATGCTGGAGGTGTACATGAAGGAGTAATGGAGGTACTTAAACCATGGATGGATAAAGGATATGTTACATTACAGGATATTAGAGACCAAGAGAGATTTGATGGGTATTATCATAATCAGTTTCTTGTTGTTAATGATTGTTTACATAGGTATAAGTTTCAAGCTAAATGGATGTTCTTCTTTGATGTGGATGAGTTCATTTTTGTACCTAAGAAGAGTACTATTAAGTCTGTTGTCGATTCGTTATCGGGTTATACACAGTTTACTATTGAGCAGATGCCAATGTCGAATAAGCTTTGTCTTGCTGAGGATCGCGGAAAATCTTACAG AAAATGGGGGTTTGAGAAGCTAGTATACAAGGACGTGAAGAGGGGTATTAGGAGGGATCGAAAATATGCAGTGCAACCTCGCAATGTAATCGCCAACGGTGTGCATATGTCTCAGAATTTTGTAGGCAAGACGACACACAAGACAGAGGGGCGTATCAAGTATTTCCACTATCATGGGACCATTGCAGAGCGCCGCGAGCCATGCCGACAGCTGGTCAACGCCACGGCGATCACCGTTGACCGCACCCCTTATGTTGTGGATACAACAATGAGGGATATTGCTGCAACTGTTAAGAGATTCGAACTTAAAATGATTGGCTCTACATTACAAAGAACACGACAATGA
- the LOC132623723 gene encoding pentatricopeptide repeat-containing protein At1g11290, chloroplastic-like isoform X2 — MIRFSTLASNYTWWQNGTHLNLKPNFNATEPWHASILQKLKQPKPIQQLHAHIIISGLSHNTRLCNRLMNSYASCQIITESHKIFSLIEHKSLVSWTILINGFTKNGLFLEAIETFRQMVNCGLMPNAITISSILPAIGKLRLTLIGKSLHCYCVKQMYQYNVFVQSALVHMYSKLGCPIDARYVFDSMSESNVVSWNAIIFAYSSNGLVEEAIEVFNLMRRRLSVDTFTIMSLVSADFGVGDLQIVTQIHGLVVRLGHVNGQRVETRLIEMYIDVNCVDDAYYIFCDMPVKDVVVWTSMLTGFVKSGNWSMAVEHFNRMMATEELELDSVALIGCSSSGALQQGRRVHALVIKFGFEGDTFLGSSIIDMYANCAKLGDARRFFEGMAEKDAACWNALIAGNGMHGYGNNAIDLFLKMKDLGIDPNESTLVSVLSACGHAGLVDQGLYIFDNMVARWNLFPNQKHYACVVDLLGRAGRLNDAYSVIRYMHLQPGLDVYGALLGACKAHGNIELGVEVSQRLLELKPRDAGYYILLSNIYAMSGNSEGVKSTRLLLRSKTLKKDPGLSSIEINGAVYTFMASEKDHPLYPEISRFLKDLIFRIQEEGYVPDLKSVYQDVADDLKKNILYHHSEKLAIAFGLMRTKPGTIIRVTKNLRACNDCHSSSKYISKVFGRTLVIKDKNRFHVFHGGNCSCGDYW, encoded by the exons ATGATTAGATTTTCAACTCTAGCGAGCAATTACACTTGGTGGCAAAATGGAACTCACCTTAATCTCAAACCCAACTTCAATGCCACTGAACCATGGCATGCTTCAATCCTCCAAAAGCTCAAACAACCAAAACCTATACAACAATTACATGCACACATTATAATATCTGGTCTTTCTCATAATACACGTCTTTGTAACAGATTAATGAATTCATATGCATCATGTCAAATCATAACAGAATCCcacaaaatattttctttaataGAGCACAAAAGCTTGGTTTCTTGGACAATATTAATAAATGGGTTTACAAAGAATGGCCTTTTTCTTGAAGCTATTGAGACGTTTAGACAAATGGTTAATTGTGGGTTAATGCCTAATGCAATAACAATTTCAAGTATTTTACCTGCTATTGGTAAATTAAGATTGACTTTGATAGGAAAATCACTTCATTGTTATTGTGTTAAGCAAATGTATCAATATAATGTGTTTGTTCAAAGTGCATTAGTCCATATGTACTCGAAATTGGGGTGTCCGATTGATGCCCGATACGTGTTTGATAGTATGTCTGAAAGCAATGTTGTGTCGTGGAACGCGATTATTTTTGCTTATTCCAGTAATGGTTTGGTTGAGGAAGCAATTGAAGTATTCAATTTAATGAGAAGGAGGTTGTCAGTGGATACATTTACAATAATGAGTTTGGTTTCTGCTGATTTTGGCGTTGGGGATTTACAAATAGTTACTCAAATCCATGGTTTAGTAGTTAGATTAGGTCATGTTAACGGCCAACGTGTTGAAACTCGTCTAATAGAGATGTATATTGATGTAAATTGTGTTGACGATGCTTACTATATATTTTGTGATATGCCTGTAAAAGATGTAGTTGTTTGGACATCGATGTTAACAGGGTTTGTAAAGAGTGGAAACTGGAGTATGGCCGTGGAACATTTCAATCGGATGATGGCCACAGAAGAGTTGGAACTTGATTCTGTTGCTCTGATAG GATGCAGCAGTTCAGGAGCTTTGCAGCAAGGCCGGAGGGTGCATGCATTGGTAATAAAATTTGGTTTTGAAGGCGATACTTTTTTGGGATCATCTATAATAGACATGTATGCAAATTGTGCTAAGTTGGGTGATGCAAGAAGATTTTTTGAAGGGATGGCTGAGAAAGATGCTGCATGCTGGAATGCACTGATTGCTGGTAACGGGATGCATGGGTACGGTAATAATGCAATAGACCTTTTCCTGAAGATGAAGGATTTAGGTATAGATCCAAATGAGTCAACTTTGGTTTCTGTCTTGAGCGCTTGCGGTCATGCTGGGTTGGTTGATCAAGGATTGTATATTTTTGACAATATGGTAGCAAGATGGAACCTTTTTCCCAATCAAAAGCACTATGCATGTGTTGTTGACCTTCTTGGACGTGCAGGGAGATTaaatgatgcttactcagtaatTAGGTACATGCATTTGCAACCAGGTCTGGATGTTTATGGTGCCTTGCTTGGTGCTTGTAAAGCTCATGGGAATATTGAGCTAGGTGTTGAGGTATCACAGAGGCTTCTCGAGTTGAAGCCACGTGATGCAGGATATTATATACTTCTCTCAAATATTTATGCTATGTCTGGAAATTCGGAGGGTGTAAAGTCAACCAGATTGTTGCTCAGATCAAAAACTTTGAAGAAAGATCCAGGCCTGAGCTCAATCGAGATAAACGGAGCAGTTTACACATTTATGGCAAGCGAAAAGGATCATCCACTATATCCTGAAATCTCTAGGTTTCTGAAGGACTTAATCTTCAGAATACAAGAAGAAGGATATGTGCCTGATTTAAAGTCTGTTTATCAGGATGTGGCAGATGATCTGAAAAAGAATATTCTTTATCACCATAGTGAGAAGTTGGCCATTGCTTTTGGATTGATGAGAACAAAACCAGGAACAATCATACGGGTGACAAAAAATCTCCGAGCATGCAATGATTGCCACTCTTCAAGTAAGTATATCTCCAAAGTTTTCGGAAGAACGCTTGTCATCAAGGACAAAAATCGCTTTCATGTTTTCCATGGTGGGAACTGCTCATGTGGCGACTATTGGTGA
- the LOC132621183 gene encoding ribosomal RNA-processing protein 14-C-like gives MKKEQKSTTTISTTTDLKSLICDHRIFFDKLIDLIPPRFYLPKDEPDTWYRGLPKAARASLKKQSKEHLKKARRNRLDPEKKEHSSTLGQLQQSLQNKQKTDDVEDHVESKPINLDENDNPNPNNDSGSSSVTYEELRQRLRRKIEMLRGNRGDGESSESNRARKRSERNEKDGFLAKSEGKKRKRGEEEDNGEVNIEFGKVKIGDDDDKKKKKKKVSKAKELERLKRLEEVKREDRTLADKEAWKAAEKKAMGVKVYDNPKLLKESMKKEKKRKEKSSQKWKERMETTEKLKNERQQKRSDNIAGKAKEKKMRKIAKREKKLMRPGFEGRKEGYITQDKS, from the coding sequence ATGAAGAAGGAACAAAAATCCACCACCACCATCTCCACCACAACAGATTTGAAATCCCTAATTTGTGACCACAGGATCTTCTTCGACAAGCTAATTGACCTAATTCCACCTAGATTCTACCTCCCTAAAGATGAACCCGACACCTGGTATCGTGGTCTGCCAAAAGCCGCTAGAGCATCCTTAAAAAAGCAATCCAAAGAACACCTCAAAAAAGCCCGTCGCAATCGCCTTGACCCTGAAAAGAAAGAGCACTCCTCAACCCTCGGACAACTCCAACAATCCCTTCAGAATAAGCAAAAAACTGATGACGTGGAGGATCATGTTGAATCCAAGCCCATTAATTTGGACGAAAACGATAACCCTAACCCTAATAATGACAGTGGTAGCTCCTCTGTTACGTATGAAGAGTTGAGGCAAAGGCTACGTAGAAAGATCGAAATGCTCCGTGGCAATCGAGGTGATGGGGAGAGTTCCGAGAGCAATAGAGCGCGCAAAAGGAGTGAAAGAAATGAAAAGGATGGATTTTTAGCGAAATCCGAGGGTAAGAAGAGAAAGAGAGGTGAAGAGGAAGATAATGGGGAAGTTAATATAGAGTTTGGGAAGGTTAAGATTGGCGATGATGATgataagaaaaagaagaagaagaaagtatCGAAAGCGAAAGAATTGGAAAGGTTGAAGAGGTTGGAAGAAGTGAAGAGAGAGGATAGGACGTTGGCGGATAAGGAAGCGTGGAAGGCAGCGGAAAAGAAGGCAATGGGAGTTAAGGTTTACGATAATCCTAAGTTGTTGAAGGAGAgtatgaagaaggagaagaaaaggaaagagaagagTTCGCAAAAGTGGAAGGAAAGAATGGAGACTACGGAGAAGTTGAAGAACGAACGACAACAGAAGAGAAGCGATAATATTGCTGGTAAAGCCAAGGAGAAGAAGATGAGGAAGATTGCTAAAAGGGAGAAGAAGCTTATGAGGCCGGGATTTGAGGGACGAAAGGAAGGCTACATTACTCAGGATAAAAGCTAA
- the LOC132621184 gene encoding uncharacterized protein LOC132621184 has product MLKFLSKVKIQFNALDPRTASCMEFLAQCNAPKAKESNPRCQVQVKRRTDDQPPQITVTFVNGVEQTYDATSTPAQDIRKMILEKGQYLETEQMFREAGEKWPVIVPDDELQQPFLGIKVLAFPFSISAM; this is encoded by the coding sequence ATGTTGAAGTTCTTGTCAAAGGTGAAGATCCAGTTCAATGCTCTAGACCCACGAACAGCTTCATGTATGGAGTTTTTGGCTCAGTGTAATGCCCCTAAAGCCAAAGAATCGAACCCAAGATGTCAAGTACAGGTCAAGCGCCGCACCGATGACCAACCACCTCAAATCACTGTCACCTTCGTAAACGGAGTCGAACAAACCTATGATGCCACTTCTACACCTGCACAGGACATTCGTAAGATGATTCTTGAAAAGGGTCAGTATCTTGAGACTGAACAAATGTTCCGTGAAGCTGGTGAGAAGTGGCCCGTTATTGTTCCTGATGATGAGCTCCAACAACCATTTCTTGGTATAAAGGTGCTAGCTTTTCCCTTTTCCATTAGTGCTATGTGA
- the LOC132623723 gene encoding pentatricopeptide repeat-containing protein At1g11290, chloroplastic-like isoform X1, whose protein sequence is MIRFSTLASNYTWWQNGTHLNLKPNFNATEPWHASILQKLKQPKPIQQLHAHIIISGLSHNTRLCNRLMNSYASCQIITESHKIFSLIEHKSLVSWTILINGFTKNGLFLEAIETFRQMVNCGLMPNAITISSILPAIGKLRLTLIGKSLHCYCVKQMYQYNVFVQSALVHMYSKLGCPIDARYVFDSMSESNVVSWNAIIFAYSSNGLVEEAIEVFNLMRRRLSVDTFTIMSLVSADFGVGDLQIVTQIHGLVVRLGHVNGQRVETRLIEMYIDVNCVDDAYYIFCDMPVKDVVVWTSMLTGFVKSGNWSMAVEHFNRMMATEELELDSVALIGILSGCSSSGALQQGRRVHALVIKFGFEGDTFLGSSIIDMYANCAKLGDARRFFEGMAEKDAACWNALIAGNGMHGYGNNAIDLFLKMKDLGIDPNESTLVSVLSACGHAGLVDQGLYIFDNMVARWNLFPNQKHYACVVDLLGRAGRLNDAYSVIRYMHLQPGLDVYGALLGACKAHGNIELGVEVSQRLLELKPRDAGYYILLSNIYAMSGNSEGVKSTRLLLRSKTLKKDPGLSSIEINGAVYTFMASEKDHPLYPEISRFLKDLIFRIQEEGYVPDLKSVYQDVADDLKKNILYHHSEKLAIAFGLMRTKPGTIIRVTKNLRACNDCHSSSKYISKVFGRTLVIKDKNRFHVFHGGNCSCGDYW, encoded by the exons ATGATTAGATTTTCAACTCTAGCGAGCAATTACACTTGGTGGCAAAATGGAACTCACCTTAATCTCAAACCCAACTTCAATGCCACTGAACCATGGCATGCTTCAATCCTCCAAAAGCTCAAACAACCAAAACCTATACAACAATTACATGCACACATTATAATATCTGGTCTTTCTCATAATACACGTCTTTGTAACAGATTAATGAATTCATATGCATCATGTCAAATCATAACAGAATCCcacaaaatattttctttaataGAGCACAAAAGCTTGGTTTCTTGGACAATATTAATAAATGGGTTTACAAAGAATGGCCTTTTTCTTGAAGCTATTGAGACGTTTAGACAAATGGTTAATTGTGGGTTAATGCCTAATGCAATAACAATTTCAAGTATTTTACCTGCTATTGGTAAATTAAGATTGACTTTGATAGGAAAATCACTTCATTGTTATTGTGTTAAGCAAATGTATCAATATAATGTGTTTGTTCAAAGTGCATTAGTCCATATGTACTCGAAATTGGGGTGTCCGATTGATGCCCGATACGTGTTTGATAGTATGTCTGAAAGCAATGTTGTGTCGTGGAACGCGATTATTTTTGCTTATTCCAGTAATGGTTTGGTTGAGGAAGCAATTGAAGTATTCAATTTAATGAGAAGGAGGTTGTCAGTGGATACATTTACAATAATGAGTTTGGTTTCTGCTGATTTTGGCGTTGGGGATTTACAAATAGTTACTCAAATCCATGGTTTAGTAGTTAGATTAGGTCATGTTAACGGCCAACGTGTTGAAACTCGTCTAATAGAGATGTATATTGATGTAAATTGTGTTGACGATGCTTACTATATATTTTGTGATATGCCTGTAAAAGATGTAGTTGTTTGGACATCGATGTTAACAGGGTTTGTAAAGAGTGGAAACTGGAGTATGGCCGTGGAACATTTCAATCGGATGATGGCCACAGAAGAGTTGGAACTTGATTCTGTTGCTCTGATAG GTATCCTTTCAGGATGCAGCAGTTCAGGAGCTTTGCAGCAAGGCCGGAGGGTGCATGCATTGGTAATAAAATTTGGTTTTGAAGGCGATACTTTTTTGGGATCATCTATAATAGACATGTATGCAAATTGTGCTAAGTTGGGTGATGCAAGAAGATTTTTTGAAGGGATGGCTGAGAAAGATGCTGCATGCTGGAATGCACTGATTGCTGGTAACGGGATGCATGGGTACGGTAATAATGCAATAGACCTTTTCCTGAAGATGAAGGATTTAGGTATAGATCCAAATGAGTCAACTTTGGTTTCTGTCTTGAGCGCTTGCGGTCATGCTGGGTTGGTTGATCAAGGATTGTATATTTTTGACAATATGGTAGCAAGATGGAACCTTTTTCCCAATCAAAAGCACTATGCATGTGTTGTTGACCTTCTTGGACGTGCAGGGAGATTaaatgatgcttactcagtaatTAGGTACATGCATTTGCAACCAGGTCTGGATGTTTATGGTGCCTTGCTTGGTGCTTGTAAAGCTCATGGGAATATTGAGCTAGGTGTTGAGGTATCACAGAGGCTTCTCGAGTTGAAGCCACGTGATGCAGGATATTATATACTTCTCTCAAATATTTATGCTATGTCTGGAAATTCGGAGGGTGTAAAGTCAACCAGATTGTTGCTCAGATCAAAAACTTTGAAGAAAGATCCAGGCCTGAGCTCAATCGAGATAAACGGAGCAGTTTACACATTTATGGCAAGCGAAAAGGATCATCCACTATATCCTGAAATCTCTAGGTTTCTGAAGGACTTAATCTTCAGAATACAAGAAGAAGGATATGTGCCTGATTTAAAGTCTGTTTATCAGGATGTGGCAGATGATCTGAAAAAGAATATTCTTTATCACCATAGTGAGAAGTTGGCCATTGCTTTTGGATTGATGAGAACAAAACCAGGAACAATCATACGGGTGACAAAAAATCTCCGAGCATGCAATGATTGCCACTCTTCAAGTAAGTATATCTCCAAAGTTTTCGGAAGAACGCTTGTCATCAAGGACAAAAATCGCTTTCATGTTTTCCATGGTGGGAACTGCTCATGTGGCGACTATTGGTGA